A stretch of DNA from Opitutales bacterium:
TGAACATAATGTCCGTTGTTCCTTTGGAGTAGTGAGACAGTTTCTCTTGGGGATGCACGTCTTCACTGAGTAGCTCTTCTCGCAAGCCGATAGAGATGAGCCAGCTCTTACAGGTGTCGATCCATTCGCGGTAGACTTTGGGCCAAGTCTCTTCTGAGGGGTCTATGAAATACTCGATCTCCATTTGCTCGAATTCACGAGAACGGAAAATGAAGTTGCGCGGGGTAATTTCATTGCGGAAGGACTTGCCCACCTGGGCGATGCCAAAGGGTATTTTGACACGCGTGCTGTCTGTGACATTTTTGAAGTTTGCGAAAATGCCTTGGGCGGTTTCGGGGCGCAGGTAAGCCACGGCTGAATCATCTCGAAGAGCACCCACCCAAGTTTGAAACATCATATTAAATTCCCGCGGCTCGGTGAGTGATCCAGGCTTTCCGGTAGCCGGTGATGGGATTAAAGCATATTGTTCAGAAGACGCTTCTGTGTATTCGCGAAGGTTAAGCGGCTCAAGAGTCCCCTGAGCGCTCGCTTTCCGCTTCATTGTCTCGGCGGCCTTTTCTGCTTCCGACTGCATGTTTTCCGATTCGAGCACAGAAATATAACCAATGATATCGCCGCCGACGACCACTTCAGAAAAGAAGAGATGATCGGCGCGGTAACGCATTTTGGATTCCTTACAGTCCACCATCGGATCGGAAAAACCACCCACATGGCCGGAGGCTTCCCAGACCTTTGGGTTCATCACAATCGAAGCGTCGAGCCCGACGATATCGTCGCGGGTTTGAACGAAGCTATACCACCAGGCATCCTTAATGTTTTTACGCAATTCTACTCCAAGTGGGCCATAGTCAAAAAAGCCGTTGATGCCGCCGTAAATCTCCGAGGATTGAAAGATAAAGCCTCTGCGTCGGCAGAGGCTTATGATGTTTTCCATGAGGTCGGAATCCTGTGCTTTTTGAGCCATAGAGGAGCAACGATGTTTGGGCACAAAAGCAGGTCAAGACGGATGTATTTGATCGAAAGTGCTCAAATAGCTTGCTGAAGGCAGTAAAAATAATGTGAATGGAACCCGGAGTGTTTCACATACTCCGAATTTATATAGAGAAAATGGCATCAAAACATAGCAAGGTGGGTGATCAAAAGGGGGCGCGAGCTCGAGAAATCTTGGCGGCAATCAGCGATGCTGTGATATCTATTGATATGGATGGGTGCGTTGCCGGTCTCAATGAATCAGCTTCGACTCTACTCGAACTCTCTCCTACAGATTGTTTGGGCCAGTTGGTCAGCAAGATATTTATTCCCCTCCATCTCGATGCCCGTCAGCCAGTAGATTGGAACCTAGATCGTGTGATCACGCAGCGATTGACCGTGGAACATGACGAGCCTGTTGTTCTTAAAACAAGTAACGGGAATGAACGATTTGTTACCTTCCGGGCGATTCCCTGTCCCGAGAGCGATCAAGGTCTTCTGGTGTTGTCAGACGTCACGGACCGCGTCCGGCTGGAACATATGGTGATCAAGAGTCAGCGCCATGAGTCTGTATCGATGATGGCCGGCGGCGTGGCGCACGATTTCAACAACATTTTGACCGGCGTCTTGGGGAATTTGTCCTTGGTCTCTGCGATGGAGAATGACCCAAGGATTCGTCAGACAGTGCTTTCCGCGGAAAAGGCTGCCGAACGGGCAAGGGGTTTGGCTAAACAGTTTTTGTCTTTGTGTCGCCGCGGAATAGGTCAGTGTGCGCAGAAGGCGTTTAATGTTCGAGAGCTCTTAGAGGAGGCCTGTACTTTGATAACCTGTGGAACGCAGTGCCGTTACGATATCTCTGTCGCTACGGATTCTGAGGTAATGCACGCCGATGAAGATCAGATGAGTCAGGTCTTTAATAATCTTATCATCAATGCTGTTCAGGCGATGAAGGGAGCTGGTGCCATCGAAATTCGGGTGAGCTCGATAGAATGCAAACCTGCTGAGGCAGAAGGTCTCTGTATCGATCCTGGGCGTTACTTCTGCATTGATTTTGAAGATGATGGACCCGGAATTTCAGCCACGGATACCGCGCGTATTTTTGATCCTTATTATACGACAAAGTCCGGGGGGCATGGCCTGGGTCTCGCCTCATGTCGTTCCATTATGCATCTTCACGGAGGCGCGCTGACGGTCTCATCTCATTTGGGCAAGGGGAGTTGTTTTTCTTGCATCATACCTTGGTCAGATCACTCTTCCGACTCTGTGTCAGAACAGCAGAAAAATCCCGATAATTTGCATGCAGGCATGGGTCGCATTCTCGTTATGGACGATGAAGCGATGATCCGTCAGATCGCGGGTGACATGCTTGAACTCTTGGGCTATACAGCGGGATTGTCTGAACATGGTGAGGCGATGCTAGAGGAATATCAGCGCGCTCGAAACAGCGGTGAGCCCTACGATGCGGTCATTCTCGACCTGACGATTCCTGGAAAGATGGGTGGAAAAGAGGCGATGGTGCGGTTGCTAGAGATCGATCCGGATGCAGTAGGCGTCGTATCGAGCGGATACTCTCACGATCCAATCATGGAGGATCCGAAAAAGTTTGGCTTCACCGTTGCTATGCAGAAACCATACACCGTCCAGGAGTTCAGTTCATTACTCGAGTCCCTGAAAGATAAATAGTTGAAGAAATCGGTTGCCTCGCCGTTACCTCCTTCGATTTTGTCCGTTCACTTTATTCATTATGATTACCTCTAAGAAACTCGTCGCTGCCCTTACACTTACACTTTGTTTGCTCTTTTCTGGCTGTAATACAGCGCAGACAGCTCATCACCAGCCTTCGACGCACAACTTTTTAGGCATTATTAAAGTGGAGGATAGCTCTTACTCGGTGACCGGCCCCAATACCTTTGAGCTGAAGAGCGAGGACATTATGACCCAAAACGATTATACTGGAAACAAAACAACGCTCTTCTGGGGTTTGATCACTATTTCTGATTAATCCATAAATCCTAGTCACGAGAACCACGCAAATAGCCTGCGTGGTTTTTTGTGCCCAAAAATCGACATAGTTTTATCGATAGAGGCATTTTACTTGAGTGGCTTCCATCGCTGGGCATGGGTTGCGGATCGTGCCTGACCAAAGCCATATAAACGTATCGAGGTTCCTCACGCGAGCCGCCTTGCAGGTGCCCAACCATCGGGCATTGGCTGTTCCGCGGCGCACTTCAGGTGGAGAAGTCTTAGAATATGACGAACTGACCTTCGCGGAGCTAGAAGCATCGGTCAACCGAGCATGCAATTGGTTGGAGTCAGCCGGCG
This window harbors:
- a CDS encoding glycine--tRNA ligase, which encodes MAQKAQDSDLMENIISLCRRRGFIFQSSEIYGGINGFFDYGPLGVELRKNIKDAWWYSFVQTRDDIVGLDASIVMNPKVWEASGHVGGFSDPMVDCKESKMRYRADHLFFSEVVVGGDIIGYISVLESENMQSEAEKAAETMKRKASAQGTLEPLNLREYTEASSEQYALIPSPATGKPGSLTEPREFNMMFQTWVGALRDDSAVAYLRPETAQGIFANFKNVTDSTRVKIPFGIAQVGKSFRNEITPRNFIFRSREFEQMEIEYFIDPSEETWPKVYREWIDTCKSWLISIGLREELLSEDVHPQEKLSHYSKGTTDIMFKYPFGIQELWGIACRGNYDLTQHESHSGKTLQYFDEQTREKYIPHVVEPAVGVDRILLALLCSAYAEDEIDGEKRTVLHFHPRIAPVKAAIFPLVKNKPEIVAKAESLYKALQRKYPVFWDVSGNIGRRYRRQDEIGTPYCITIDFDSLEDDTVTVRDRDTTEQVRKPISEIAAWLDEQVFGS
- a CDS encoding response regulator; translated protein: MASKHSKVGDQKGARAREILAAISDAVISIDMDGCVAGLNESASTLLELSPTDCLGQLVSKIFIPLHLDARQPVDWNLDRVITQRLTVEHDEPVVLKTSNGNERFVTFRAIPCPESDQGLLVLSDVTDRVRLEHMVIKSQRHESVSMMAGGVAHDFNNILTGVLGNLSLVSAMENDPRIRQTVLSAEKAAERARGLAKQFLSLCRRGIGQCAQKAFNVRELLEEACTLITCGTQCRYDISVATDSEVMHADEDQMSQVFNNLIINAVQAMKGAGAIEIRVSSIECKPAEAEGLCIDPGRYFCIDFEDDGPGISATDTARIFDPYYTTKSGGHGLGLASCRSIMHLHGGALTVSSHLGKGSCFSCIIPWSDHSSDSVSEQQKNPDNLHAGMGRILVMDDEAMIRQIAGDMLELLGYTAGLSEHGEAMLEEYQRARNSGEPYDAVILDLTIPGKMGGKEAMVRLLEIDPDAVGVVSSGYSHDPIMEDPKKFGFTVAMQKPYTVQEFSSLLESLKDK